In Drechmeria coniospora strain ARSEF 6962 chromosome 03, whole genome shotgun sequence, the DNA window GAAAGCGCGTTGAATGCCGCAGAAGCCGTCGAAGAGGATGCCAATCCTCCCGGCGAAGTTTTCCCTGGTGAACTTTTTGATCATGGTCAGCGCCGGCGATGCCTCGTCCAGGCCTGAGGCATGCATGTCGTAGACGATGATCCACTGCATCTCCGGCCAGCGCGCAAGCTTGTCGCAACCGGCACCTCCCTCGAATTGCTGCAACAAATTCTGCGTGCCGAAAGAGGGCCGCTTCAGCAGCACCGTAGGAATACAAATGCTCAGCGCGCCTTTGATGCGAGACGAGAAAAAGTGTTGCAGGGACCTGATGTCGATGAGCAACAGCAGATTGTTGTCCACCGTCTCCAGCAGAAAGCGCATTTCGTCGCCCGAGACCAGCGACGGCAGGACCGactcgacctgctcgaggccggccgtcgggttGAGGTCGCTCAGCTCCATGGGCGATGACCGTGGGCCGCGGCCCGTCTCCCCGAGCAGAATCACGGCCAGACGATGGCACGAGGCAGCAGCTGCACCGCCGGGCGACGGGGAACACGCGTCCAGGCCACCCACGTGAGGCCAGGAGGCTCTGCCTTGCCAGCACAAGCGGAGGAGGGGCACCTGAGAGCTGAGGCAGGCTCTTCGGCTGGTCAGTCTCCAGGCGTTGCGATCACCCAAAGCTCGACGCTCTCCGCTCCGGTCCGTACGTCGCGTACGGGCACGATACGATGGCTGTTCGTGTCGTGCTCTGGCAAGTCGGCTTCGTGCGTCGCCGGAACTTCAAGTGCGCGCGATTGATATTGATGATGCCGACTGAAGGAAGGGGAGCAGGGAAGAGGCGGGCCTTTTTATATCCCAGGACAGAAGATGCATTCCTCCATCGGCCGGAAGGGATTCAATATTCGTCGTCGCATGGCCTACTGCCGCCAGAATAGTCTACCGCCGCTGCGTTGGCCCCTgcagccgcggcggcgacggggactgcagcagctccagcgtcgagcaggccagCCTTTGCGACCGCAGTAGCCGACAAGCACggagacgccgtcgacgcgaaGGGCTGAGGTTGGCCACATCAGCACGTCTCCGTAAGGCCGTGTAGTTGCGAATGACTTGCTGCTGGCTCATGCGTGAATCCATTCTCGCCACCCTTGGTGGCAGAGGGGGCGACATTGAGATGATGAGGAGTCCATCATTCTCCCAAGTGTCAAGGTGCTGACGCACGCAACAAGGGTGTCTGTTTgcctgtctgtctgtctgcctgcctgcctgcctggcTACGTCAGCAGGCCACCGTGAAGGCCGTAAACTTGCGAATGACTACCGCTGGCTCATGCGTAAATCCATTCTCGCTACCCCTCTCTGGCGAAGGGCGACCTTAGTGGCAGAGGGGCAGTTGAGCAAGTAATtcacgtgcaagtacttgtacgtaagCATATGTGCCAGGGGCGAGATTGTGACGATGGGGAATCCACCATTCGCCCAAGTGCAAAGGTGCCGACGCACGCAACAAGTTGGTGTAGGGGTAGGAGTGCAGTCACAGGTATTGTGCGGTACGGGTCAGCATCGATCTGGCCAAGCTCGCTCCCTTCCGCTGAAGCTCACCATGCACccgagccgtcgccatggtctCCACCTCGACCAGATCCCCAGCATGGCTCCGTCGTTATTCgtgatgccgccgtcgatctTGCCTGGGCCTGGGCCCGGGCCTCCTCTTGCGGCTCGCGCGAGGGTCAGCGAGCGGCGTCGCTTGTCCTTTTTGCTGCTGCTTCTCTTACCTTTGGCTCCATTACCTGAGAACCCTGCCCGGAACCTTCTTCGGATGGCAGGCGCCCAGGCCACGAGAATCACGCCCGACATCATGCATGATCCATCGTCTCCGGCACGGCGATGAACAAGACAACGCAACAGGCGTAGTATGTAGCTATCGATTAAAATGCTCTCAATCGCAGCCCAAGTGCGGCTGTGGGCACAGAGTCCGCAAAGCTGAATTTTGTTTTCATAGAGATGGCCCAATCTCGCCTCCCGGGGCGCCTGCTCCGACCCTGCCTCCTGCAGCCCCAGCCAACCTGCCtccttgcctgcctgcctgccatcCTTCTTTCCACcttgcgtgcgtgcgtgcgtacGTGCCTGACTGCCTTTTTGAGTGCGCTCCTTCCTTGCACCTTGcctgcgtgcgtgcgtgcgtgcctGACTGCCTTTTTGACTGCGCTCCTTCCTTCCACCTTGCCTGCGTGCCTGTCTTTCTGCCGACCTGTCTACTTGCCTGCTCGCCTACTTGCCTGCTCGCCTACTTGCCTGTTCGCCTACTTGCCTGCTCGCCTACTTGCCTGCTCGCCTACTTGTCCATTCGTCTATCTGTATGCCTGCTCGTCTATACACCCGTCTTTCTGCTTATTGACGCCTTCATTGATTGTTGCATCGCCTTCATTTTCATCGAGGGCGGCTTCTGTATCACCTGGGGACCGCGCCTAGTGCGGCAGGTTCGCCAACGACTCCTTCCTTCCGCTACTTGATGGAATGGCCCGATGGAGCCGAATGGGATTGGGAGGAAGGAGATGGCTTTCAGGCTCTTGCCAGTTGGCGCAGGACTTGCGCACTCTACTTTCGTACTTGCCTCCCTTCAACAAAGCACAGCCGTGCGGGCGTTCCTTCCTACCTTCAGTGTGTGTCAACGCCTCGCTAGCAGCTGGAAATTGCATCTACGAATAATCAAGTCGATCCGGCCGTGCTGCTGTTCGTCCTGTCTTGTTCCGAACAGCTCTGGCTTGTCTTTCGTGAGAATGCTTGCGCACCCCTAATCGCCTCGAGAGCATCTGGAGGCTGCATGGACCGAGAGCCATTCGTTCGTTGCGTTGTTGCGTTCGAGTGACCGGGTCCAGCAGATGCCATGTGTGCTTCGGAACGGCCATCATCTCATTCGCTTCTGCCCATTCCGCTTCCCTGCATCGTTGCCTCTCACTCTCTAAATGCAAGCCTCTCCAAGCACCGCTTGACGGTGGCGCTGGCCGTTGGTCGGTGAGCGCCCGCCAAGCCGTCCTGGATCCTGCTGATCCTctcatccccccccccccccattgTGCATCAAGTGATGATGCCGAGAAGGGGGGAACCATGGAACCACCTCTGAGCTGCTCCCTGTCCATCGACCTCGCAAGGTCACGCCGGGCCAACACCACGGTCCGCCGTGCCACCCTCCCTGCGAGCGTAATGTGATGGACTCGCGCGGACTCGTCATGACTTTGACGTCCTTGGATGGCCTCTTCGATCATCGATGGTTGCTGGCATGCCGCATCACCGGACGTCGCGCCGAACCCCGCTGGCCTTGCTCTACGCCCGCCAAGGGTTGTCCCGACGTTTCGATGGCCCACGTTGTCGCCGTTCTTGATGGCAAAGATTTGGCCCGAGACTCGATGACATGTCAAATGAAGTACCGCACGAGGCGTGCTGAAACCAGACGCGATAGGTGGATGATGGGTGGGCGATGGCATGGTATGGCGTGTGACAGCCTATCCATCTTTCGTCACGGAAATGCACTCTCCAACTCTCACCTTGCCGCCCGCCTCAACCCCGCACTGTCATCAGCATGATCCGCCGTTTTCGTTGATCAAGTGGACGTCTTGGTCATCCCGGCCAGCGTAAAACAGGCCGTGCCCTCTCTTGCTCGAGCCCAGGCATACCTGCTCCCCGCTTGTTCGCTATCCTACCTAGCTAGTGCTCTCAAGTCCAACATCGGCATGGCCCAGTCTGCGCAACCAgagtccgtcgacgagcggctCAAAGGCCGTTTGAACATGCCCAAGCCTGTGCCGGCCTTTCTCCCGACGGTCGGCTCCCCGTTGACCGTGGACAAGCAGGCATACGACGAGATCCAGCAAGCGCCGCGAGTGCTGGTCGACGAGTTCACGCTACCCATTCGGTCCGGCAAGGCGTGGGAGGCACCGGCCGGATCCATCATTCGAATAAGCACACCGGACGGCCCCCAGGTTGGTACGAAGCACGTCGTGACATCTCCCCCCtctctcggcgtcggccctcGGGTGCCGAGCACTTCCGAACCTCGACCGGCCCCTTTCTGACGCGGCACAGGCGACCTCAACCTCTGGAACCGACACAATCCGCGTGAGCGTTTCTGGGCCTCCCGCACGCGCCAGCTGCATGCCTCGCACCTCGGCACCTACGACCGGCTCTGGTCCTCGCTGCCGTACATGCGGCCGCTCGCGACCATTGTTCACGACAGCCTAGCCTGGTACGGTGCCGATCAGCACGGCGCCCGCGTGCACGACCTGCTCGGCACGCGATGTGACCCCTACATCAAGGCCGTCCTGACGTCGGGGGCCCAGTACGACTTCCACTGCCACTCGAACCTGgtccgtgccgtcgccgagtttggcctcgccgagcgcgacGTTCACGACGTCATCAACCTCTTTCAAGCCACggggctcgacgacgagggcaggtATTTCATGAACCCGTGTCCGGCCCAGCGTGGGGATAACATCGAGTtgctcgccgagcaggatCTTCTCCTGGCCCTAAGTGCGTACTTTTCTCCCCGTGCCTCGGTCGCCCGTGTCGTCAATGTCTCGCTCGGCTaaccggccgtcgtccgtcgtcgtcgctccctAGGCACCTGCCCTGGCGGTGACCTCTCGTCCTGGGGCTTTGGCCCTCGGAGCGAGCGAGAGATGGTCAAGTGCTGCCGTCCGCTGCTGGTGCAGGTTTTCCGCCTGCAGGATGAAGAGCTCCTCGCAAGGGTCGGCTGGAAGCCCGCCAAAGTACCTCGCTATGGGGGCAGGCATGGAGTTCGATCGCCCATGGGTGAGGGGGACGGCATCGCGTGAATCGCGTCCATCACGCCCGTGCCGTTGGACAGCGTCTCCCTCGACCCGTCGGTTGGCCTGGCATTCCTGCAGGAAGGGAGGGTGAGTCGACGAACAAAGGTTGCCCTATCCGTGTGCAGTGCGCCATCTGGCTGTTTTCTGGTAAACTCACCCCGACAAGCACTTCCCATTCATTGCGCTTCAAGTCCAGAGCACAGTCCGGTGGCAGCATGACCGTCATGCCATGGCAAAGGGGCTTGCGCAAGATGCGCAGGACAGTCTGGGGAACCCTGCTGCATCGCATGTTCAAGGCACTTGCCTGGcaatgaaaaaaaaaaaaacgtCAAGGACGCATGCCGGTGATGCCGTGGTATTTATAGGTATTGTGTAAGTCGTATTTATAGGTATTGTGTAAGTCGGGCCAGGCAAGGCTTTTTCTTGCAGCTCCTGCGTGCTTGCAATCCGCTCCATCGACGCAGATGCAGCGTCGACCGACTAtggacagacagacagacagaaAGACATACATAGGGACCATACCgctcgccccctccccccccgggtcgccgccggcatcacTTCCATAGTTTGCCAAGCGACACCTCCTTGTCATCGTGTTTATTCAGgatcttggccgtcgcgagCTCGAAATCTTCCTGCGTCACGTGAACTC includes these proteins:
- a CDS encoding meiotic chromosome segregation protein, which gives rise to MAHVVAVLDGKDLARDSMTCQMKYRTRRAETRRDRWMMGGRWHVDVLVIPASVKQAVPSLARAQAYLLPACSLSYLASALKSNIGMAQSAQPESVDERLKGRLNMPKPVPAFLPTVGSPLTVDKQAYDEIQQAPRVLVDEFTLPIRSGKAWEAPAGSIIRISTPDGPQVGDLNLWNRHNPRERFWASRTRQLHASHLGTYDRLWSSLPYMRPLATIVHDSLAWYGADQHGARVHDLLGTRCDPYIKAVLTSGAQYDFHCHSNLVRAVAEFGLAERDVHDVINLFQATGLDDEGRYFMNPCPAQRGDNIELLAEQDLLLALSAYFSPRASVARVVNVSLG